In Perca fluviatilis chromosome 3, GENO_Pfluv_1.0, whole genome shotgun sequence, the following proteins share a genomic window:
- the gcshb gene encoding glycine cleavage system protein H (aminomethyl carrier), b, translating to MAMRAALRCLSANFSPRLPQLSSAAQVSATRLLWRSDSPRILSTTSALSTALKFTDKHEWVRVEGEIGIVGISNYAQEALGDVVYCGLPEVGQRLEPLEEFGALESVKAASELYSPLAGEVTEINTELADNPGLVNKACYAEGWLIKMTIEKPEELEGLMDQAAYDKFIKSLEE from the exons ATGGCGATGAGAGCAGCGCTACGGTGCCTCTCTGCAAACTTTTCTCCCAGACTGCCTCAGCTCTCGTCGGCAGCGCAGGTTTCAGCGACTCGGCTGCTGTGGAGGAGCGACTCTCCGCGGATACTCAGCACGACCTCGGCCCTTTCCAcag CCCTAAAGTTCACAGATAAGCATGAGTGGGTGCGAGTGGAAGGTGAAATTGGCATAGTTGGTATCAGCAATTATGCCCAG gAAGCATTAGGTGATGTGGTATACTGTGGACTCCCTGAAGTTGGCCAAAGACTTGAACCATTGG AGGAGTTTGGTGCCTTGGAAAGCGTAAAGGCTGCCAGTGAGCTATATTCACCACTGGCAGGGGAAGTGACTGAAATCAACACAGAGCTGGCAGACAATCCTGGACTTGTTAATAAAGCCTGCTATGCAGAGG GGTGGCTAATCAAGATGACGATTGAAAAGCCTGAAGAACTCGAAGGCCTCATGGATCAAGCTGCATATGATAAATTTATTAAGTCACTTGAAGAATAA
- the rpl13 gene encoding 60S ribosomal protein L13: protein MAPSRNGMLLNPHFHKDWQKRVRTWFNQPARKIRRRKARQAKARLIAPRPVAGPLRPQVRCPTIRYHTKVRSGRGFTLEELKAAGIHKKTARTIGIAVDSRRRNRSTESLQANVQRLKEYRSKLILFPRKASAPKKGDSTEEELKMATQLAGPVMPIKTVHKKEKARVISEDEKNFKAFASLRMARANARLFGIRAKRAKEAAEQDVEKKK, encoded by the exons ATGGCCCCCAGCCGGAATGGAATGCTCCTGAATCCTCACTTCCACAAGGACTGGCAGAAAAGAGTGCGCACCTGGTTCAACCAGCCAGCCAGGAAGATCCGCAG GCGAAAGGCTCGTCAGGCTAAGGCCCGTCTCATCGCTCCCCGTCCTGTCGCTGGACCATTGAGGCCCCAGGTGAGGTGTCCCACAATCAGGTACCACACCAAGGTTCGTTCTGGACGTGGCTTCACTCTGGAGGAACTCAAG GCAGCTGGCATCCACAAAAAGACAGCCCGCACCATCGGCATCGCAGTTGACTCTCGCCGTCGCAACAGATCCACAGAATCTCTTCAGGCCAACGTGCAGCGTCTGAAGGAGTACCGCTCCAAGCTCATCCTGTTCCCCAGGAAGGCTTCTGCTCCCAAGAAGGGAGACAGCACT GAGGAGGAACTCAAGATGGCCACTCAGCTCGCTGGTCCAGTCATGCCCATCAAAACA GTGCACAAGAAGGAGAAGGCTCGGGTTATCTCGGAGGATGAGAAGAACTTCAAGGCTTTCGCCAGCCTGCGTATGGCCCGCGCCAATGCTCGTCTCTTTGGCATACGTGCCAAGAGGGCCAAAGAGGCTGCCGAGCAGGACGTGGAAAAGAAGAAGTGA